Proteins found in one Salvia splendens isolate huo1 chromosome 10, SspV2, whole genome shotgun sequence genomic segment:
- the LOC121751262 gene encoding pentatricopeptide repeat-containing protein At5g03800-like: MLHAFLGHPPFNSAPSSPLSHIRKSPTPIKITCFLSPSKTPLSLSSPKPQLFSAPPFLLSKTPPFEHLLTTNHSDNIQPLSNDEISRLLKLSREYADIQLGKAVHASIIKSRLDIRLCNFLITSYIELGHLSYAERVFHLIAKPDVVSYTALISGLAKLGRGEEAVALFIDMRMAGIEPNAYAFVSILTACMRLVDLGLGSQIHALSIKTGHVNCSFVANAAMGLYGKSGCFNFVVKLFNEMCERDIASWNTVISCVVKEGLYGEAFELFHDMLVGMQEGCRADYFTLSSILTTCARCSSSSTMYGKGVHAYALKIGYGSNLSVRNALIQFYAKRGCVEDVENLFSSMSMRDGFTWTAMVCAYMGFGRVGSALDVFCRMPEKNPIAYNALLAGFCQNSDSSRALRLFCRMVEEGVELTEFTLSSVFHACGLSKHSRFSKQIQAFVVKIGFGNDDFIQAALLDMCTRCARMDDAEKIFYQLPLSERSSIMLTTMVCGYARHSELEKAISLINEEEQHISIDEVALASLLGVCGDLGFQTLGEQFHCRAIKHGSLSDIGVGNAIVSMYSKCGDMERAIGVFDSMSEHDIVSWNCLLSGHILNRQGEKALDAWKKMVKGGIQPDPVTCVLIISAYRHTMSNLVEQCLEFFLSMKRIHNVEPNSEHYASLVGVYGFWGLLEAAEKIIKKMPFEPKACVWKALLDSCRLHKKATIGRTAAQEILRLKPQDPSMYILQSNLYSVSGRWHCSDLVREEMKSKGIHKFPGRSWIIHENKVHSFFGRDKSHPVAKDIYSALDILFLECSRAGYMPDTRFVLHEVEEHQKTNFLLYHSGKLAVAYGLLVTGRGKPVRVRKNIHVCGDCHTFFKYVSVVTKREIRVRDASGFHCFVNGECSCCDHW; this comes from the coding sequence ATGCTGCACGCATTTCTTGGCCACCCTCCCTTCAACTCCGCCCCCTCCTCTCCTCTTTCTCACATCCGCAAATCCCCTACTCCcatcaaaatcacatgtttCCTTTCTCCATCCAAaactcctctttctctctcctctcccaAGCCCCAGCTCTTCTCAGCCCCACCATTTTTACTCTCCAAAACTCCACCTTTCGAACACCTACTCACTACAAACCACTCCGATAACATTCAACCTTTGTCCAACGATGAGATTTCTCGGTTGCTCAAACTTTCCCGCGAGTACGCCGATATTCAGCTAGGCAAAGCAGTTCACGCTTCAATTATCAAGAGTCGGCTAGACATACGCCTCTGTAATTTTCTCATTACATCTTATATTGAATTGGGTCACTTGAGCTATGCGGAGAGGGTTTTCCATTTAATTGCGAAACCGGATGTTGTTTCCTATACTGCTCTGATTTCGGGCTTGGCGAAATTGGGCCGAGGGGAAGAAGCTGTCGCGCTGTTCATTGACATGAGAATGGCTGGAATTGAACCCAACGCGTATGCTTTTGTTTCGATTTTGACTGCTTGTATGCGTTTGGTGGATTTAGGTCTGGGTTCCCAAATTCACGCCTTGTCGATCAAAACCGGTCATGTTAATTGCAGTTTCGTTGCCAATGCTGCGATGGGGTTGTATGGGAAAAGTGGTTGCTTCAATTTTGTGGTCAAACTGTTCAATGAAATGTGTGAGAGAGACATTGCTTCTTGGAATACTGTGATTTCGTGTGTTGTTAAGGAGGGTTTGTATGGTGAAGCATTTGAACTGTTTCATGATATGTTGGTAGGGATGCAAGAGGGCTGTAGAGCAGATTATTTCACCCTTTCTAGTATATTGACCACATGTGCAAGATGTTCATCATCATCGACTATGTATGGGAAGGGAGTTCATGCATATGCACTTAAAATAGGCTATGGCAGCAATTTGAGTGTGAGAAATGCATTAATACAGTTTTATGCTAAGCGTGGATGTGTGGAAGATGTTGAAAATCTGTTTAGCAGTATGTCTATGCGAGATGGCTTTACATGGACTGCAATGGTTTGTGCATATATGGGATTTGGGCGTGTTGGTTCAGCTTTAGATGTCTTCTGTAGGATGCCTGAGAAGAACCCCATTGCTTACAACGCCCTCTTAGCTGGATTTTGCCAAAATAGTGATAGCTCAAGGGCGTTGAGGCTCTTTTGCAGAATGGTGGAGGAAGGCGTCGAGTTAACTGAGTTCACATTGTCCAGTGTTTTCCATGCTTGTGGTTTGAGCAAGCATTCGAGGTTCAGCAAACAGATTCAGGCCTTTGTTGTCAAGATTGGTTTTGGAAATGATGATTTTATCCAAGCTGCACTGCTTGATATGTGCACTAGGTGTGCTAGAATGGATGACGCTGAGAAGATATTCTATCAACTACCACTGTCAGAGAGAAGCTCAATCATGCTGACAACGATGGTGTGTGGATATGCCCGACACTCAGAGTTAGAGAAAGCAATCTCTTTGATCAATGAAGAAGAGCAACACATTTCCATTGATGAGGTTGCATTAGCTTCATTACTTGGAGTGTGTGGGGATTTAGGGTTCCAAACTCTTGGCGAACAATTTCACTGCCGTGCTATAAAACATGGTTCTTTATCTGATATAGGAGTTGGAAATGCCATAGTGAGCATGTACTCCAAGTGTGGGGATATGGAACGAGCCATTGGGGTGTTTGACAGCATGTCTGAACACGACATAGTCTCATGGAACTGCCTGTTATCCGGCCATATCCTTAACAGGCAGGGGGAGAAGGCCTTGGATGCATGGAAGAAGATGGTGAAAGGAGGTATACAGCCTGACCCAGTCACATGTGTATTAATCATCTCAGCTTATCGCCACACTATGTCTAATCTAGTTGAACAGTGCCTCGAGTTCTTCCTCTCCATGAAGCGTATCCATAATGTAGAACCCAACTCGGAGCACTATGCTAGCTTGGTTGGTGTGTATGGATTTTGGGGGCTTCTAGAAGCAGCAGAGAAGATAATCAAGAAGATGCCATTTGAGCCAAAGGCTTGTGTTTGGAAAGCCTTGCTTGACAGTTGCAGACTGCACAAAAAAGCAACAATTGGGAGAACGGCTGCACAGGAAATACTGAGGCTCAAGCCACAAGATCCGTCCATGTACATACTGCAATCAAATCTTTACTCCGTATCTGGGAGGTGGCACTGCTCTGATCTTGTTCGAGAAGAGATGAAATCAAAAGGGATACATAAATTCCCTGGGCGGAGCTGGATCATTCACGAGAACAAGGTGCATTCCTTCTTTGGGAGGGATAAGTCGCATCCAGTGGCGAAGGACATTTACAGTGCGTTGGATATACTGTTTTTGGAATGCTCGAGAGCTGGCTACATGCCTGACACAAGGTTCGTTCTTCATGAGGTGGAGGAGCATCAGAAGACCAATTTCTTGTTATACCATAGCGGGAAACTGGCGGTTGCCTACGGACTGCTGGTGACGGGTCGAGGGAAGCCTGTGAGGGTGAGGAAGAATATACATGTTTGTGGGGACTGCCATACGTTTTTCAAGTATGTTTCGGTTGTTACGAAGAGGGAGATACGTGTGAGAGATGCTTCGGGTTTTCACTGTTTTGTAAATGGTGAATGCTCCTGCTGTGATCATTGGTAA
- the LOC121751265 gene encoding AAA-ATPase At3g28580-like translates to MILPVKSMPETWSAVGSALVTFIFFWDMFRRYCPPGLHRYLEKCTARLSRFLNPNIQVSIHEYTGNHLRPHEAYSIVNAYLSLNSIDAKRLKAEMAKENENKLMLSMDEYEETADVFNGVQVTWTAGKVSTPPRTGGFSYYLEPDRRFYKLKFHKCYKKMMTEEYLEHVIRKGREIQARNRQRKLYTNGHSMSYWSHIVFEHPAKFATLAMEPEKKEEIVDDLLTFTKSKDYYARIGKAWKRGYLLYGPPGTGKSTMIAAMANLLDYDVYDLELTSVKDNTELRKLLTETTTKSIIVIEDIDCSLDLTGQRTKKEEKPAEEKPENVEKKSSRKEKEESGSKVTLSGLLNFIDGLWSACAGERLIVFTTNYVDKLDPALTRRGRMDKHIELSYCKYEGFKVLAKNYLELDGHPLFQSIEELIQEVEITPADVAENLMPKSAKEGPEQCLQNLICILKETKNRKCREDKDAETNDDAETIKDAAAVLDTHAM, encoded by the coding sequence CGTCACCTTCATCTTCTTCTGGGACATGTTCCGGCGGTACTGCCCACCGGGGCTCCATCGCTACCTCGAGAAATGCACCGCCAGGCTGTCCAGATTCTTGAATCCAAACATCCAGGTTTCCATCCACGAGTACACTGGAAATCATCTCCGGCCTCACGAGGCCTACAGCATCGTCAATGCATATCTGAGTTTGAATTCCATTGACGCCAAACGGCTCAAGGCTGAGATGGCGAAAGAGAACGAGAACAAGCTAATGCTGAGCATGGATGAGTACGAGGAGACAGCAGATGTGTTCAACGGAGTCCAGGTGACATGGACCGCTGGAAAGGTCTCGACTCCTCCACGGACCGGGGGGTTTTCATACTACCTGGAGCCAGACCGGAGGTTCTACAAGCTCAAGTTCCACAAGTGCTACAAGAAGATGATGACGGAGGAGTACCTGGAGCATGTGATCAGAAAAGGGAGAGAGATCCAGGCGAGGAACAGGCAGCGGAAGCTCTACACCAACGGCCACAGCATGTCGTATTGGAGCCATATCGTGTTCGAGCATCCGGCCAAGTTCGCGACTCTGGCAATGGAGCCGGAGAAGAAGGAGGAGATCGTCGACGATCTGCTGACTTTTACAAAGAGTAAAGATTACTATGCAAGAATAGGCAAGGCGTGGAAAAGGGGTTATCTGCTGTATGGCCCTCCTGGAACAGGGAAATCTACAATGATCGCAGCCATGGCTAACTTACTCGACTATGATGTTTATGATCTCGAGCTTACATCAGTGAAGGACAACACGGAGCTCAGGAAGCTTTTGACAGAGACAACCACAAAATCAATTATCGTGATAGAGGATATCGACTGCTCCCTCGACTTGACAGGCCAAAGGACGAAGAAAGAGGAGAAACCTGCAGAGGAGAAGCCTGAAAATGTCGAGAAAAAGAGTTCACGTAAAGAGAAGGAAGAGAGTGGCAGCAAGGTCACTCTGTCTGGTCTGCTGAACTTCATAGACGGCCTGTGGTCTGCCTGTGCAGGGGAGAGATTAATAGTGTTCACAACAAACTATGTTGATAAGCTCGACCCAGCTCTTACAAGAAGGGGTCGAATGGACAAACATATCGAGCTATCTTACTGCAAATATGAAGGATTTAAAGTGCTCGCGAAGAATTACCTTGAACTTGATGGACATCCATTGTTCCAATCCATTGAAGAGCTGATCCAGGAGGTCGAGATAACACCAGCTGATGTTGCTGAAAACCTCATGCCAAAATCTGCAAAAGAAGGGCCGGAGCAATGTCTGCAAAATCTCATATGCATTCTTAAGGAAACAAAGAACAGAAAATGCAGAGAAGATAAAGATGCAGAGACTAATGACGATGCAGAGACGATCAAGGATGCAGCTGCTGTACTAGACACACATGCTATGTAA